The Blastopirellula sediminis sequence CGTTGTCCGACGTGAAGACGATCAGCGTGTTGTCGAGCTGGCCGGTCTTTTCGAGGTAGTCGTACAAGCGACCGACGCTATCGTCGACCGAGAGAATCGTTCCCCAGTAGGCGCGAACCATCCGGGCGAAGTCGGCGACCGCTTCCGGGCTGTCGTCGGGGAACTTCTTCCGCCAATCGAACAGCGGACCGTAGATGCCGTGCCAGGTATTGAGCCGCTTCTTGAACCAGGCCGGTTTATCTTCGAGATGGAACGCGGTTTCCGGATACTTCACGTCGACCTGGTCGAACGTATGTTCGTACTTCTTCTCCGGCAAGTAAAAGCTGTGGGGCGCCTTGTGCCCGACCATCAGCAGCCACGGTTTGTCGCCGTCACGTTTGCTGAGCCAATCTTCAGCCATGTCGGTGACGACGGTCGTGTAATAACCGTCGACCACTTTGCGACCCTGGCCGTTGAAGTTGAACTCGGTGTCGAAGTACTTCCCTTGTCCCTTGTGGGTGACGAAGTAGTCGAAGCCGGGACGAGGTTCGTCGTTCTCTTCCCCCATGTGCCACTTGCCGATGTAGGCGGTTTCGTAACCGGCGTCATGCAGACGCATCGGGAAGCTGACGAAGTTGGAGGGGTAATCGGTAAAGTTGTTGACCACGCCGTGAGCATGCGCGTAGAGACCGCTGAGGATCGACGCGCGACTCGGCGAGCAGAGCGAAGTGGTGCAGAAGTGATTCTTGAAAAGGAGCCCTTCGCTGGCAAGACGATCGACATGCGGCGTCTTCAGGTGGGGATGTCCCATGCAGCTGAGCGCGTCGTAACGCTGATCATCGGTCAGGATGAAGAGGACGTTCGGGCGTTTCGGCTCTTCGGCATGCAGTTGCACGGCGACCCAAAGCTGAGCGACCAGCGCCGCGCAAGCGGCGAAGGCGAACGCCAGTCGGCGGCGATTGTTGGTGGTCGAAGGGGCAGGGAATCGATGCATGAGGTTTCCTCTGTCTTCAGGCGGGGGCATGCTGCGCTTGATCGGAAAAGTAGCGCCGCGAGTTTTTCGGGGCGAATCTTGCGCATAAAAAAACCAAGGGAACACGGTTGGGGGAGCCGTATGACTACGCCTTGGCGGACAGGGACCGAAAGCGAGTCCCTGTAGGTAGTGTCATCTCTTCCGTGCGCTGCGTCAATTCCTAGCCAGATTTCCGGACGAAAATGGGGGAATTGAGCGGAGGAGGCCTGCGAGAATCGCGGCTATTCTCCCTTCGCCTTCTTGATCAGAAACGCCGTCATCGATCCATACGGATCTTTGCCGGCCGTAACGCCGGGCGCCG is a genomic window containing:
- a CDS encoding sulfatase family protein, which encodes MHRFPAPSTTNNRRRLAFAFAACAALVAQLWVAVQLHAEEPKRPNVLFILTDDQRYDALSCMGHPHLKTPHVDRLASEGLLFKNHFCTTSLCSPSRASILSGLYAHAHGVVNNFTDYPSNFVSFPMRLHDAGYETAYIGKWHMGEENDEPRPGFDYFVTHKGQGKYFDTEFNFNGQGRKVVDGYYTTVVTDMAEDWLSKRDGDKPWLLMVGHKAPHSFYLPEKKYEHTFDQVDVKYPETAFHLEDKPAWFKKRLNTWHGIYGPLFDWRKKFPDDSPEAVADFARMVRAYWGTILSVDDSVGRLYDYLEKTGQLDNTLIVFTSDNGLLEGEHGMVDKRTGHEPSIRIPLVVRYPGLTPTDKPRVIENISATIDFAPSILDVCGAKPLENIHGKSWKKLAQGDDSGWRDSFYYEYNYEKQFPYTPNVRALRTDQYKYIRYPHGDGSPDKHMAELYDLKADPAEDHNLINDPAYADTVKQLRAELDRLIAVHGNGNPDQMPLDEGIQSGLPEESIR